DNA from Aphis gossypii isolate Hap1 chromosome 3, ASM2018417v2, whole genome shotgun sequence:
AACTAGttacttaaaagtaatataattgtatttaatagttatagataGTATATGATCAaggtgaatataaaataaaataaaatttaagttttaattcagAAAGAATGAATTCgaataaaacatttctataTACAAATTCTTTGAGCATTATTTTGTTACCACAGCTTTATGGTCCATGCCGATTTTACGGACCTTAGAAGCTTGGTTGCTTGATGTAGCGACTATCTTCCTTTTACTGCGAGTGGCTGTCAGAGGTGTTTGAGGCTTTATTCCTGTTTGTATCTTggactaaaattttttttttaatttttacattaacagACTTAAATCACTTCTCAAAAAAGaacattataggtacctttgtttgttgtaaattttttttattgctttttaatTCATCCCACTGCCTTtccataaaatcaattaatcttTCGTctctataatagaatattttattttcccgtAGTTCATATGATTGTAATTGGTTCTTTAATTCTCTTTCTACTCTTGGTAGTTCCTAattaacatgataataatgtttaagtataagtcttaaaaacaataatataatagttgagtgttggtaaaattaaaatgtatgtttattgaaataaaatttactttttgtataacttttctttctttttcttCCTTTAATAATTGTCCACCTCTGTTTTGCCAAAGTCTAGCTGGATCATTTGCTTGTTCTTGCATCATAATCATCTTATTCCATAAATGTTCTCTTTCttcaattaaatgataaatagaactaaaaataaaacattttatgtagtttaattagtaaacattaaagacaatttttcattattattatacaccctTACATGTTATCAGTATAGAATTTTTTGGCATTATCAACctctatatctaatatatccATTACATCTTCATTATACTCAGTGCTATAATAAACTTGACACTGTTTTCTTTGGCGGTCGCCAAAGTGACATCTATCCCACAAGTCATTTAATTCACTTCGTAATTTTtcgataaattgttttatgttttctttttttaaggtCTCACATCTTTCAACTTCTACTTtaagctaaaaaataaaaataattatataaaataaagtttaaataatgaatataaaaacagagtaaaatttatataagtacatctTGTATAACAGTTTTGCCAAATCCTTTTTTTGTACTGACAAAATGTTCTCTATAAGAAACATCGATTTGTAAACGATCCCATAGTGAATTTAATTTGGTTCTTAATTCCATAGCCatgcatttttgattttctgttTGATTTTCTAAGCGTTTAATCAAtttctgttaaaataaataaaaatagttaataacttttcaaattaaaaatgaaaatgtaaataatacttgAAGTTCATCTAAGTTCGATTTTGACAGTTGAAACTGGTTTGGATCCCCTAATACCAATTTATCAAACTGTAAAATTGGTATTTCTCCTAGATCTGCTAGTAACAATTCAACTTTACTTTTTTGTTCCAAAAATGTAGACCGACGTTTAATCTAAACATTAGGtaaactatactataaaatattgctaagtcattaaaaataacatataataacagtacttgggtattttttaaatctataagaTGACTTTTGATATTTTCCAGCAGTGTTGCAGAAGGCATTTCTGTAACGCCTGAGTATGTGGGTTTTTCATTTAGTAATtgacaaatttgtttttcctgttaaaaatatacaatacatattacaattaaaaggtAATGGGGTATaaagtaataagttataattacttCTTCTTGAAGTTTATGAAGTTCTGTCATGCgttgttcttttatttttctacattcTTGTAGAGATTTATCGATATTGATTTGAACATCAATTAATGGAGTAGCATCATTGTGGTCATCAATTGAAATATGCATTTGTAGTtcctaaatttataaataattatcaacacACTCAAGACTATAAGTTAACATAAGGAAACGCTAACTATACTTGACATAAgactattgtttatataagtaaataaagttTCAACACCTGTCCtggtttttttctaaaaataaaatgtatacaactaACCTTTTCTAAAACTTCTTTTTCGGCCAATAATTCTTcaatatcttttataatattatttttgtctttttcTGATTCTAAAACAACTTCATCTAAAAatgactgaaaaataaaacaattaaattaaagaaatgaaATTGAATACCTATAGTGATAATACTCTATTTATTTCTTACAGTTACATGGGCTTTTAAATGTTCATGAAGTTGATTTATgccatttttcttttcatctGAATAACTTCCATAGATAACATCTAGATTACGTTGTACTTTTAGGATTTCTTTCtttgaatattcataaatttcatccaaaataagttgtattttatCCATACCTGGACTAtagatcaaataaaattattttaaacttaaatattataataatgacattttaagGAATTTagttatcttaataatttttagaaaaacaaaaaattaacatttatatttagtgtttaagtttttacaaGTAAATTGGGATTTGGGGCTTACTAGGAATTACATTTTTGCaacttaactaatttatacaaattgattaaataagtttatttattaagtaataggAAGATATTGAAGTAACATTATGAtttgtaaacttaaaatttattttttatttttgctatggttattgtttagtttagaaatataaattcaaatatatatctaacatacatatttttatttacttattgaataagtttatatagattaggtatcttattaattgtattcattatatattttatatgagtatttaaataattatagaagtaGGTAATCCTAAACTAGGTAGCTACAATCGTTTCTTTGAATATGTtttcacaaaaacaaaaaataacatgttgaattcattgtaatttatagacAATCTATTAAGTAAAAGAAGTAGACATCTATACTGAGTGCACCGAAAGAGTGCAAGTCGGCTATCAAGTTCTGCGCATCCTTCTGTATTTCCCTGCTATCAAAACTGGTTTCCCTATGGCTGAGTGACGTTTGGGGTTGCGCAGTAAAACCGATTTTGGTCGCTGCAGACTTGCGCTCTCTCAGCGCACTGAGTATACTTACTTTAGatctcaatattttaataacaaactataggtatagaaaagaatattattataaaataacaaaataggtaggtagttgtttatttatgaacagtaatttatttttaataaagttcaaaaattagggaactaaatacaataaatattattttatagcgtaaattattaaactcacCCCATAGAGGAATCCCTTCTTTGTACAATGCTTGAGCTGaaataatggaaaaatacataagtaaaGGATAAAAAACAGctaaactataacaaatatacataattattaaaaagttcaaaagtcaatttaattttagagctTGGTTTACAATATTTGCACTCTAATTGAGTActagaaatataattcatcATTATGCACAATATTTAGcccatagtttattttctcatATGGAATAAACTTCAATTAGAAAGACTAAGTtgctatatatttatctaatctAGATATTTACTGTAGACAattaagtgtatttatatatacacttgtaataaataataatccttaaataatttaatgatatgtaCCCCTACACCAAATGACCTGactgatattatgttaatccCTCTAGTGTTGTATGATGTACCTAGTTTGCctcatactatattttacaaatacctataagtatttggcattgattaatattcataatgcaTTAGCACTATACTAAGGCTATTGGTGACTTGGTATTAGACGAAAATGTCAGGACAAAAACtcaataaatctaaatatttataataggtacataggtCAGTATAAAATTTAGGTACTTCCCACAGAATatgacaacattttaaatttaacctcTCATTGTTATCCAATACAGAGTAAGTAAGATGCAATTCATATTGCTACCATtcagagtatttttttttgtaggtacaTCCAAGtactaaattaatgttaatacctACCTAGATAATAGTTTGTTTAAGATAAAAGAGCACTATAAGATTATAATGATGTGTAGAATCATCTCGTCAACCgacactaaaatattatatcatgtacaGAACCCAGTATATTCGTATCCAAATACAcaggacaaaataaaattgttaaaatattcataaagtcGTACAAGACAAATTAAAACGACGAACAGGACGAAACGCACAGGCACTTGGGTAAATACCAAACAGTAGTTATTAATACGCATTAGACCGGTCGtcagataaattatataattatagaaaaaataaaaattccaataTTGTTCGTGTCAAATTATTACCGTAATATTTTGCGGATAAATAGGTGTTGTGACGAAAATTGTGCATCACGGCTTTTGCGTTCCGTCGAAGCCCACATACTTAGAcgagcattataataatatactagtaaTGTACTTACTCGTCTTTCAACGACGGTGATCCGAACATGATGGACGACATGCTTTCTATTTTCTCGACGGCGGTAAAACAGAAGTGTTTGGCATCGATGGTAGTGGTAAGTCaaccggtttttttttttattacgataGCGAGCGATGCGACAGTTGtcgttcaaaaataataaaatatcgaatGCCGTGACCCGTAATAGGAGTCGGCAGTTGCGCGTCGCAGTACGATCAAAACAACAGAAATTCAAAAACCATCAACTGACAATATCGACGAGACGACGAATGGGGACGCACGAAATACGAATGTGCGACGTATCGTCAGTGTTGGacggttatttttttaacggttTTTGGTTACGCCGATCGCCACAGACTGGTGTCCAGCGCTACTATCGCGTTCGCAGTGGTTCGCAAGGGCGTGGAGCGACGAACTGACACTGGCGGAGTACGACTAAACGACCGTCGAACGGTGGCGGTTGTCGCATGGCGGACGTGCCGGACACTCGGTTGTGTGCTTTGGTTTTCCCGTCAGTAGCCTTCGAGCTTGGCGGGTACAAATTCCTTCACAGAtatctatacttaaaaatgtatagaaatctGTGAATTCCTCAACGAACAACCctcacgataataataattaatatgatatacgcccatgttatgcataatataacatcataCAACAACTTACATTGTGACTACAGACACCACCGGTTTTTAGTCATTATCGTCTTAACGTAATAAACACGTTTTTGGGCTGGCCGCTGGGTACAGATATTTTCCgactctatattataataaaagattacATAACCGATTTTGGCTAACATTTAATatcactttttaattaaaaaactcgACACTTGTTGCGACACTATGAGTTCAGGACGGGAAAGTGGAAATATGTTCGACATTGACGatgatgaatgatgatattcttttaaaacaaGATTAACTCAAAACGCGTAGTACGCTATtcgatatttatagaataacgCAAAAAAtctatagacataatatactatacctaagtagtaagtaccgtatgatttatgatttttctttGAAGTGGTAATAAAGAATACCGTGCTTCGTTTATTCGATATTTcgaaaaaattttctatttggCATCTTGTTCctacaaatttgaataatcATGTCAACTGTCAAGTTTTATCGTTCTGAACTTCTGAAGTGCCCAAATCATAACGCGACGACTGTTTATAATACCAAGTTCCGAGTTTAAGAACAAGAACGTCATAGTGAGTTAGGTATACCTTTTGtccacaaatttaaaataatagttcatGTTTTTgacatttgaatttcaaatacctatttttattattatattattatgcgttgTGCGTATAGAGTACCtattttgtatgtttgtatattttataccgttGTTACGAACTTAACGATATACCCGTGACCTTGAACTATGGGTACTACGACTAACGTGTAATAacgtgaaatatttatattgcgaATCACAATAATTGACAAATTTATATGGTTGACGGTTGTTGTCAAAATACATATGTTGACATTGGAAAGTCTCCTATAGCTCTCCATTGAACAAATTTATTGTAGTATGAATTTTCGAAAGTAATACgaagttacaattttttcttataggcGTTACTGTACCTACGAATTTTTAAtctaacaatttaatacataactaCTTGAGGCTTAAATATGTAGTATAGCATTCATCGTAAGTTTGTttcaatgtaaatatgtaattaaataaaagtttggaCAATTTGGTGTAAAGCAACGTGCAATATTTATAAGCCAAggtcaattttgatttttgaacttTGGTTTTCTAGGATTCTAAAGCTCCCGTAAGGCTTTCACcacgtacctacctactgaGATATAATATCTTAGTTCGTGGCTGTAACTATTAAATCCTAGTTACGTCTACGTCCTCTTAAATCATAGGTTATTATTGTGCGTTTAATGTTTAGTTAGGTACTTACCTTTTAGAAATTCACAATCACTCAGTATTTAGTAGTTACTCCAGAAAACCCAGTTATGAATTACGATCCAGATTCCAGACTTATGGTTGATgttagacaaaataataaatacaatttagtgataaatataaataattaattattaaataggtatatataatataaactattaaagaataaaatatatgataatatgtacaataaattataccattGATGATTGATGAGTGTGATAACTAACTATGGTAAAAGACTATTGTAGCTTTTGCATACCTAATATTTGGCTTACACAACCATAAAAATCGCAGAGTAGGTAAGTTATAAATGCTAAAATACGTTGACAAAACTACATAATACTACttacgtaattttatttttcatataatttataaatgcatattttggagtttatttttgcttctagagcataatataatctatctCTATATCCCTCTCCTTACTTTTTAATGTACATTTGAACAttcttttgaacatttttaattgatttgcaTGTTTTATACATCTTAAAAGATTGttccaagtataaaaaatatttatattaattaagatattataataaattcatattttacaaataaaaatattgctcACTTGGATATTTTCTGGGAAGCACTGGAGGCTGGAGTCAGTGgccaattaatttatacgcgATTGAAGAAAAGTGGTATTTTAAGAGGTAAATGAACAGCGTCTAtgtcattaatttattgataatattatatgtacacgaaaatattttataaatggtaGCGACAGCACTATCTACCGCTGTGTTTTAGAATATCTTAAGAACGTGGCCGAGAATAACGTTTACTTTTGTTGTTAGGTAGCGCTGCCCTATAGACAtccgttttaaatataattttcacacTCCGttctaactatataatataatatttagtaatttttgatattatgtaccattttagtttttcaatattataaaattaaaagaaaaaaattattacgatgttgaaattacataaaaatattaaatatattgtcaatattttataccaataactttttttatcataattttaaaaatatcatacttaaaaaattttatgattaaaattatatattttaatataattattgcttaTAAAACTCACTTTACTATATGGTAAGTGTTAAACATATTTCGTCATTGAGCACCTAGTTCAATGTAATGGTTATTGTTTGAATTGATTTGaatgttattatgaattatagcacgataaaaattattttaagctaaCAGCTAGTAATTAGTAAACCTTTATTTCTTATGTTAGTGTAATATCTACTGTAATATTGTTGACGTCTATTAGTTACCTACTACTTATACAATAATCGTTAAGCTCATCTTACACTGAAATCTACAATGAAATACACTACACTTTTAagctattttttgaaatatttggtATGATATGCATGTTGATAGTTGATAAGGCGATATTAGTTgttaatacacatttaaataaaaaaacaaaaattatatgactTGTTTTGTgtgtttcgatttttatgcaataaaataaaagtcgacatttttataggtatttttacaccattttttatttttgtactttttcttttaatgtttatgagTGAAAActgaaacaattttcaataagttttctactatatataatattatctatcattaccatataatttaagccatactatatgtataatactatagtagaAACGTCAtcccttttttgtttttatagaccgggaaaataataaaaactttaaatattaatgtaagtaatcgtaaataattgttagGTATGCAATTAATAAATGCGGAaatcacttattttaaataatatacattcgatttatttatcttatatgaccactgaatttatattattttataatttgatattgataaattattttaatctagtctaaagtaacataaaacattttaactttgtaaatgttattattatttgtataattttattagttcatTAAATTTCTGTTGGCAATTTGCCAATAATTCGTCTTGCGGGGATTACAATTCTTGGCgtcttcttttaaaatttttgcttGTAACTTTGAAGTTTACACAAACAAgctgtttgaatttttttggtcaatacaatctataatatactattgcattatataattttaaagattggatgattaataaataataaatgaaaccataatattaattaaaatgtttaatttatttatctattcgTCAttgaaattagttatttaagtataacttatattacatttattttattattgaaatacatttaaaataaattggccATTAAACAGAAGTACAAAAATCATTACCTTGCTAGTATATAGTATCTATCAAATATCAGCTATTTTGTTgcaagaatatatttttagtgtttatttttcaaacatttttaagaactcttcttaaatgtattcaaataaacttaattgtcCGGCTTAAAATAGATGAGAATTCTtcgaaagaaatattaaattactaatattattaataaccaattgtttaaataaaactttacgtcc
Protein-coding regions in this window:
- the LOC114121149 gene encoding protein regulator of cytokinesis 1-like isoform X2, giving the protein MSSIMFGSPSLKDDSSIVQRRDSSMGPGMDKIQLILDEIYEYSKKEILKVQRNLDVIYGSYSDEKKNGINQLHEHLKAHVTSFLDEVVLESEKDKNNIIKDIEELLAEKEVLEKELQMHISIDDHNDATPLIDVQINIDKSLQECRKIKEQRMTELHKLQEEEKQICQLLNEKPTYSGVTEMPSATLLENIKSHLIDLKNTQIKRRSTFLEQKSKVELLLADLGEIPILQFDKLVLGDPNQFQLSKSNLDELQKLIKRLENQTENQKCMAMELRTKLNSLWDRLQIDVSYREHFVSTKKGFGKTVIQDLKVEVERCETLKKENIKQFIEKLRSELNDLWDRCHFGDRQRKQCQVYYSTEYNEDVMDILDIEVDNAKKFYTDNISIYHLIEEREHLWNKMIMMQEQANDPARLWQNRGGQLLKEEKERKVIQKELPRVERELKNQLQSYELRENKIFYYRDERLIDFMERQWDELKSNKKNLQQTKSKIQTGIKPQTPLTATRSKRKIVATSSNQASKVRKIGMDHKAVVTPRRQLFNFHNTNVATLVPLNSTKLQEVNLTTTRPHPTFHGSNDENGSVESYATFQEHLESKKHRLFTSPTTKSVLREPNTTFITPRKPLTKTPIKGSQIPIPTTPKTPSRTTPRMTPNTRTVTKLTRTINNKLPIIF
- the LOC114121149 gene encoding protein regulator of cytokinesis 1-like isoform X1, with the translated sequence MWASTERKSRDAQFSSQHLFIRKILRSSIVQRRDSSMGPGMDKIQLILDEIYEYSKKEILKVQRNLDVIYGSYSDEKKNGINQLHEHLKAHVTSFLDEVVLESEKDKNNIIKDIEELLAEKEVLEKELQMHISIDDHNDATPLIDVQINIDKSLQECRKIKEQRMTELHKLQEEEKQICQLLNEKPTYSGVTEMPSATLLENIKSHLIDLKNTQIKRRSTFLEQKSKVELLLADLGEIPILQFDKLVLGDPNQFQLSKSNLDELQKLIKRLENQTENQKCMAMELRTKLNSLWDRLQIDVSYREHFVSTKKGFGKTVIQDLKVEVERCETLKKENIKQFIEKLRSELNDLWDRCHFGDRQRKQCQVYYSTEYNEDVMDILDIEVDNAKKFYTDNISIYHLIEEREHLWNKMIMMQEQANDPARLWQNRGGQLLKEEKERKVIQKELPRVERELKNQLQSYELRENKIFYYRDERLIDFMERQWDELKSNKKNLQQTKSKIQTGIKPQTPLTATRSKRKIVATSSNQASKVRKIGMDHKAVVTPRRQLFNFHNTNVATLVPLNSTKLQEVNLTTTRPHPTFHGSNDENGSVESYATFQEHLESKKHRLFTSPTTKSVLREPNTTFITPRKPLTKTPIKGSQIPIPTTPKTPSRTTPRMTPNTRTVTKLTRTINNKLPIIF
- the LOC114121149 gene encoding protein regulator of cytokinesis 1-like isoform X3, with translation MGPGMDKIQLILDEIYEYSKKEILKVQRNLDVIYGSYSDEKKNGINQLHEHLKAHVTSFLDEVVLESEKDKNNIIKDIEELLAEKEVLEKELQMHISIDDHNDATPLIDVQINIDKSLQECRKIKEQRMTELHKLQEEEKQICQLLNEKPTYSGVTEMPSATLLENIKSHLIDLKNTQIKRRSTFLEQKSKVELLLADLGEIPILQFDKLVLGDPNQFQLSKSNLDELQKLIKRLENQTENQKCMAMELRTKLNSLWDRLQIDVSYREHFVSTKKGFGKTVIQDLKVEVERCETLKKENIKQFIEKLRSELNDLWDRCHFGDRQRKQCQVYYSTEYNEDVMDILDIEVDNAKKFYTDNISIYHLIEEREHLWNKMIMMQEQANDPARLWQNRGGQLLKEEKERKVIQKELPRVERELKNQLQSYELRENKIFYYRDERLIDFMERQWDELKSNKKNLQQTKSKIQTGIKPQTPLTATRSKRKIVATSSNQASKVRKIGMDHKAVVTPRRQLFNFHNTNVATLVPLNSTKLQEVNLTTTRPHPTFHGSNDENGSVESYATFQEHLESKKHRLFTSPTTKSVLREPNTTFITPRKPLTKTPIKGSQIPIPTTPKTPSRTTPRMTPNTRTVTKLTRTINNKLPIIF